In Vicia villosa cultivar HV-30 ecotype Madison, WI unplaced genomic scaffold, Vvil1.0 ctg.000030F_1_1, whole genome shotgun sequence, the following proteins share a genomic window:
- the LOC131622514 gene encoding uncharacterized protein LOC131622514, with protein MAFTKTHLALLIVSISILFAPTTHAHATRTGAPPTIQTRLLNMCKPTTNPSLCYKTILPKALESPKFNMYKALEIEVQAAQVQVIKTATTIATLLWKSGSDKNIAGALNDCKEQFKNIADSVTKSVTLVSQRNIVDARNEFSAVFSYFSACRESFEESQITLPIAADGQMVHDLAGNCLDLMKAIEDKGSKGRSV; from the coding sequence ATGGCTTTCACCAAAACCCACCTGGCTCTTCTCATTGTCTCAATCTCAATACTCTTCGCACCAACCACCCATGCCCATGCCACTCGCACCGGTGCCCCTCCCACTATCCAAACCCGACTCTTGAATATGTGCAAACCTACCACAAATCCATCGCTATGCTACAAAACAATCTTACCAAAGGCATTGGAAAGTCCTAAATTCAACATGTACAAAGCCCTAGAGATTGAGGTCCAAGCTGCACAAGTACAAGTCATTAAAACCGCAACTACCATTGCAACCCTACTTTGGAAATCAGGAAGCGACAAGAACATTGCCGGTGCACTAAATGATTGTAAGGAACAATTCAAGAACATTGCTGACTCTGTAACCAAATCTGTTACATTAGTATCGCAACGCAATATTGTAGATGCAAGGAACGAATTTAGTGCAGTTTTTTCTTACTTTTCAGCTTGTAGAGAATCATTTGAAGAAAGTCAGATTACTTTACCAATTGCTGCTGATGGTCAAATGGTTCATGATCTTGCTGGAAATTGTTTGGATTTAATGAAAGCCATTGAAGATAAAGGGAGTAAAGGTCGTTCTGTTTAA